The following DNA comes from Tunturibacter psychrotolerans.
TTTCTGGCGCGTGGGACGTTGCCGGGTGAAGCGATGCCCTGGTTTCCGTAGACACCTGGCTGGTTGATCAGGTTTGACCCGGAGATCCAGGTCCATTGGCCGTTGCTGAACTTCCAGAGATCGTTGAGGAAGCCGCGGTTGCCCTGGGAGTCGTAGCCGTTTCCGCCGAAGAGCCAGAAGTTTCCGGAGGCATCCGTCCAGGTAGACTGTTCTCGCCCTCCGGGAACATTGGTCGGGCTGGCGGTGCCCTGAGTGCCATAGACTCCGGATTGGAGACCCACGTTCGATCCTTGCATCCATGTCCATTGTCCCGCGCTGTACTTCCAGAGGTCATTGAGATATCCCGGTGTTCCGGTGGAGTCGAGAGCATCTCCACCGAAGAGCCAGAAGTCTCCGGTGGGACCAAGTGTGCCGTAGTTCCCTGATTCGTTGCCAACATTGGAACCTTGCACCCATGTCCATTGTCCGGCGGTGTACTTCCAGAGATCGTTGAGGTGGTCTAGAACGCTGAAGTTCGGTGTTGAGCCGTTGAAGGCGTAGCTTGCGCCACCAAAGAGCCAGAGTTTTCCGGAAGTATCGACCCATCGAGTCGCTCCATATCGATGAGTGTACCGGGACATGCGTTACGTTGTGGACCTGAGACATCCGTTACAAGCCCCTTGCGGTGGTGATGGTTCGACTTGAGGGCATCGGAAGACATATATCCAGTCGTCGAGGCCGTGGGAATGTGGGAATCCCGAAGGGATTTCCAAAGAGTGTGGGAAGATTCTCTCTCGCACTTCAAGCATTTTTTTCTCTTTAGGGGTGTCCAGAGGGGATATTTCTCTTTTAGCCAGGGATGATGGCGGGCAGGAGCGCGGGGAAGAGTTTGCTTCCGTCGTAGGGTGTTTCACTGCGAAGCATCCCGTAAATGGCATGGAGCAGCTTGCGAGCGACGGCGATGATCGCCTACAGCTTGGCCTTGTGACGACTCAGGAGTGTTTCGTAGAACGCCTTCAGGTGGGGATCGAGACGAACGGCAACCAGGGCAGGCATGTAGAGCGCGCGACGCAGATACCGATTGCCAGCCCGACTCATGCGGGAGGGCTTGTGCACCGAGGTTCCCGAGATCTGATGTACCGGGTCCAGGCCGCTGTGCGCCACCCACTGCCGCACCGACATCTCCGGTGAGAGCGATGAGAGTTCGCCCAGCAACTGAACCGCGCTGATCTCGGCGATTCCTGGGATGCCGATGAGCAGCTCGAACCGCTTCCGGATCGTTTCATCGCTGCGAACCAGTTCTCTCGCCTCGCGGCGGAACCGCAGGATGCGCCGATTGAGCGAAGCCATGGAGCGCTTCAGGTCGTTCACCACGCAGCGCGGTGTCGCCGCTGATTTCTCTGCGGCGTGGAGGCGGTTGTTTTGCCGTGTGTATTCTGCTGTCAGACCGAGGAGATGGCGGCTGATGGTGCGCAGTTGCAAGCTATTCAGACTCGGGGCGCGCCACGGCGTAAAGGGCATACGTCGGCTATATTCGGCCAACGCCTGCGCATCCGCTGAGTCGGTCTTCGACCGTCGCAGTGTCTGCGCGAAGCGATGGACCAGCTTCGGGTTCAGCACTGCGACCTCGATGCCATCCGCCCGATCCAGCGCCATAGCCAAGTCCAGCGAGTAGATGCCGGTTGCTTCCAGCGATACTCTCACCCGCGCCTTGCGCTTGTGCAGCCAGGCGATCAGGGCCTTGTGTCCGCTGGCGTTGTTGTTGAAAACGCGTTGCTCGAACCGTTGATCTTCCTGATGAACGACTGCGGTAAGAGTCGCGGCACTCACATCGATGCCGCAAAATACGGTGGACTGTTTGGATGGATTCGGCTTGCTCATAAAGCTCCTTGAAGGTACGATCTGTCTCGGCTGCCGCCCCTGTCCGCGTCAACGGGCTTACTCTTCGCGCCGCCCTTGAACATGCAGGCTCTAAGGCCTCCGATTCTCCACGGCGTAAAAAGAGAGGGGCGGGGGCCTCTCTTCGCCATCAGGCTCAGACAAAACTGGCCTCGGGTGGGAGCGGCCTCTCCGCCGAAACGTGAACCTATCGTCACGCCTCAAATCGCAACATACAAGGGTGGGAAGCCGGATTCATGGCTTTCCATGCTTTCCATACTCTGCCATTTCCATGGCCTGTTTGCCCGGCGACCCAGATAAATCAGCTACGCCACCTGGCGCAATACACCGCACCCGCCATGACCGCTTATCGTGATCGGTTATCAATGAGTGCATTGGCGATTTCCCACCATTTGACCTTGCTGCGGGAGGAATCACAACTATTCGTAGTTGCCGAAAAGCCAGTATTTTGTGCAGTTGGATTTACGAACCGATCCAGCCCAACACAGATTGTTGGCAAATTGGGTGAAAACGAACCCGCACCGAAGCGGCCCACATGAACCTCTAACCCGACACTTACATCTTCCACGCCCCTACCTCGAATGATGGCTTGGTTTAGCGTAGGCGGCCGGTGGTATCTGGTGCTCATGAAAACCACTTTTTCGGGTGGCGGACGGCGCGGCGACGAGTGGTATCTTCAGTGCATAGATGATGTAGATTTCAGTTAGGCGGTTATGGCAGCTTCAGGAAAAATCAGGGTGCTCTGCGTTGACGATCATCCGCTTGTTCGCGATGGCATCGCATTCGCGCTGCAGCAGCAGAGCGACATGGAACTCGTGGCGCAGGCAAAGAACGGGATCGACGCGATCGCGGCGTTTCGACAGCACCGTCCAGACGTGACCTTGATGGACCTGCAGATGCCGCAGATGAGCGGGATCGATGCGACGGCTGCCATTCGCAGCGAGTTTCCCAATGCGCGCATTGTCATCCTCACTACTTATTCTGGAGATATCCAGGCTTCGCGCGCGCTCAAACTGGGGGCCGTCGGCTACTTGCTCAAGGGCATGTTGCGCACCGAGCTAATTGATACCATCCGCTCCGTGCACGCAGGCCACCGGCGAATTCCACCCGAGATCGCTTCGGAGATTGCAGAGCACTACAGCGCCGACGCGCTCTCCGACCGAGAGATTGAAGTGCTGCGCGTGGTTGCATCCGGATGCTCGAACAAGATCGTCGCAGACAAGCTTTTTATCTCCGAAGATACGGTGAAGGGACACATGAAAAGCATCCTTGCCAAGCTGCAGGCGAATGATCGTACCCACGCCGTCATGATCGCGATGAAGCGCGGCTTCCTCGAGGGCTGAGTTTAGACGAGCGGCTTCAAGTTCCCAAGTACCGTCGGGATCAGTTCAGCGACTGTAGGGTGAATGTGCATCGCGCGCTGGAGCAGTGAGGTAGGCATGCCAGAGTACATTGCGGTAAGAATGCAATGGATCGCTTCGTCGCCTCCGGTCCCCAGGATGGACGCACCCAGAATCTCCTTGCTCTCCGCGTCGACCAGTAGCTTGATGAATCCGTGCGTCTCACTCTTCTCGATGGCGCGGCTCACCTTGGTCATCGGCCTTATTCCGATCAACGCAGCTCGTCCGCGCTGCCGTACTTGACGTTCGGTCATGCCGACTTGCGCTAACGGCGGATCAATGTACAGCGCATGCGCCGGAATGCGATCGCTCACGTTGCGCGCATCGTTATCGAGAAGGTTTGCCGCGACAACCTCGGCGTCATTGCAGGCAGTGTGAGTAAACCCGCCGCGTCCGTTGCAGTCGCCAAGCGCCCATATTCCCGGGACGGCGGTTTGGAGCTGGTCGTCGACCGGAATGTAGCCGTGTTCGTCAACAGCGATGCCGGCAGCTTCCAAACCGAGGTCGTCTGTGTTCGGCGTACGTCCCATCGCCAGCAGAATGTGCGATGCCGGAACCTCCAGCTCACCGTCAATGCTGTTGACGCCCACCGAGACGTCTTCGCCATCGAAGCGCAGTGAAATGCAATCCGCGTTAAGACGCACTTCAATCCCTTCCGCTTCCAGTATCCCTTGCACCGCGTTCGAAACATCCTCGTCCTCATCGGCGACGAGTCGTGCCGCGCGTTCAATGACTGTGACCTCGGATCCGAAGCGCCGGTATATTTGCGCAAACTCGAGCCCTGCGTAACCTCCGCCTACGACGGCCAGCTTAGGTGGTAGTGAGTCGAGCGCCAGGATCGTCGAGCTTGTCAGGTAGGGAACCGTATCGATACCGGGCAGGTTGGGAATGGCAGGCCGCGAGCCGACGTTAAGAAAGATATGTGGCGCGGTGAGCAGTTCGTCTCCAACCCGAAGCTGAGATGGGGAGACGAAGCGCGCGGCGCCCTGGTAGATCGTGCAACGCTCCATCTGGCGTAGGCATTGCTGCACACCCTCTCGCGACTCCGTGACAATGGCCTCTATGCGCTGTCGGACGCGTCGCATATCCATCATCACCGCGATGCTCGGGACAACCCCGAAGTCTTCGGCACGCCGGTTCAAGTGCGCTGCATAAGCGCTCGCAACCAGCGCCTTGGTAGGCGTGCAGCCGGTGTTCACGCAGGTTCCGCCGAATAGCTTCCTCTCCACCAGCGCAACTGTCCAACCGGCGGCTGTAAGCCTTCCGGCGAGCGCAGGACCTGCTTGCCCGGCACCAACGATGATTGCGTCATAAGCTGCCATCAATCTCTTGCTTCTTTCTTCGCGCGCATTGTGCCGGCTATCGACCGAGCGAATATTCATTCCAAGTTATCTCTGCAGCTCCCGCCCGTCACCACCCGATGGGGTGGTCTTCCGCCGATTTTTTGTGTGAGGCGATACCGGTTGCTTCACCCCATGAGGTAGTCACTTTTCACTACTTCCGGGTGGCCCGTGTTGCGTGGAATCCGGCCATACTCCACTACGAGCTGACCCAAGTCAGCACCGCAGCAATACCGATCCCTCGTGTCGAATGCTCGCATCGGCATGAGCTCACTCACTGATCCACAACCTCAAAAGGAGAACAGCATGCTCAACGAAAACGTTCACATCGCACAGACGCCTACCCCCGCGGTAAAGAACGTCGTCCTCGTCCATGGCGCCTTCGCCGATGGGACGAGCTGGTCCAAGATCATTCCTATCCTCGAATCCGAGGGCTATCACGTCGTCTCCGTCCAAAACCCTCTCACCTCGCTCGCCGATGATGTGGCCGCCACGCGGCGCGCGATCGCGCTGCAGGATGGTCCTGTCATTTTGGTCGGCCACTCCTGGGGCGGTGCGGTCATCACGCAGGCAGGCGACGATCCCAAGGTTGCAGGTCTCGTCTACGTCGCGGCTTACGCGCCTAATGTCGGCGAATCAGCCAACCAGGCGAGCACTCCCTTTGGCGTCACCGAAGGACAGAAAGCTATTCGCGTCGACAGCGAGAAGTTCGCCTACATGACCTCGGACGGTATTCTCAACCACTTCGCGCAAGGGCTTCCCATGGAAGAGCGCCGCGTAGTGCTTGCCGTTCAGGGACAGAGCTATGGCCCCATGTTTGACGAGAAGCTCACCGTCGCCGCATGGCAGACGAGGCCCTCATGGGTCGTCATCGCGGCGGATGATCAGATGCTTCCGCCGGCAATGGAAGAGGCTTCAGCGCAGCGTCTGGGCGCCACTACGACGACCCTCCCAACCTGCCACCTCGCGATGCTCCAGCAGCCAGTCGAAGTAGCTGCGGTGATCGATCAGGCTGCAAAGACCGCGTTGCGCAAATAACGCCACAACCTGCAAAGGAGAACTGCCATGTCAAGCCAACCACTCAACACCGATGCAGAAGCCAAAGCGTCCTCTTCGACACACGTCAAGAACATCGTTCTGGTGCACGGTGCATTTGCAGACGGATCAAGCTGGTCGAAGGTGATCCCGCTCTTGCAAAAGATGGATTACCACGTCGTCACCGTGCAAAACCCAATGACCTCCCTGGCGGATGAAGTCACCTTTACGAAGCGAATCATCGCGCTTCAAGACGGCCCACTCATTCTCGTGGCCCACTCTTGGGGTGGTGCTGTGATCACGCAAGCCGGCGACGATCCAAAAGTCGCCGGGCTCGTCTACATCACGGCTTACGCGCCCGAGGTCGGAGAATCTTCGAATGATGCAGGGACCCCGTACGGCTGGACCTCCGGGCAGAAACAGATTCGTCTCACCGCGGACAAGTTCGCCACACTGACCACCGAGGGCATGCTGAACTACGTTACCGAAGGCCTGCCCATGGAAGAACGTTTGCTTGCGCTAGCAACCCAGGGCCAGAGCTACGGCCCCATGTTCGACGAGAAGCTGACGGTTGCTGCGTGGAAGACGAAGCCTAACTGGGCTCTCATCTCCACCCAGGACCAGATGCTGGCGCCTGCGATGGAAGCCATGATGGCGAAGAGAATGGGCGCCGTTACCGTGTCTATCGATAGTTGCCACATGGTCATTCAGCAGGCGCCAGTGGAAGTGGCAGCCATCATCGATCAGGCGGCCAGGAACGCGCTCAACAACCACCCGAACGAGTAGCTTGCAAAACCCCCTTGGTGAGGTGTTCGTACCACGCGAGCGGGGCCAGAATCACTTTCAGAAAGAAGAAACCGACTCAGTATCAACAAAGCCGAGTCTCCAGACAAACGCACCAGTCACCGCAAGAATCGAGGAGATCATGAGCACACTTACTTTGAAAGACGGAACTACCATTTACTACAAGGACTGGGGCACCGGTCAGCCAATCACCTTCTCTCACGGCTGGCCGCTGAATGCAGACGCCTGGGATGCCCAGATGCTGTTCTTCGGCAACCTCGGCTATCGCGTCATCGCCCACGATCGCCGCAGCCACGGCCGCTCCAGCCAGACCTGGGATGGCAACGAGATGGACACCTACGCCGACGATCTGGCCGAGTTGTTCGATGCGCTGGACCTGAAGGGTGCAATCATGGTGGGCCACTCCACTGGCGGAGGCGAGGTAGCACGCTACATCTCGCGCCATGGTTCGAGTCGCGTCGCAAAAGCTGTCCTCATCAGCGCTGTGCCGCCGATCATGGTGAAGTCCGAACAGAACCCCATCGGCACTCCGATTGAGGCGCTCAATGCGATTCGCGACGGCGTCGTCAATGATCGTTCTCAGTTTTACAAGGACCTCTCACTCCCGTTTTTCGGCTACAACCGGCCGGGCGCGGCGATCTCCGAAGGCGTGCGCGAGAACTTCTGGTTCGAAGGAATGCAGAGTGGCGTCAAGGGCTCGTACGACTGCATCAAGGCCTTCTCTGAAACCGACTTCACCGAAGACCTGAAGAAGATCGACGTCCCGACGCTGGTCATGCATGGAGACGACGATCAGATCGTGCCGTTCCCGGATGCCGGCGCGCTTACCGCCAAGCTGGTTCCGGATGCGACACTGAAGGTCTATGCCGGCTTCCCGCACGGTATGCCCATCACGCACGCTGATGTCATCAACAAGGACTTGCTCGAGTTTCTTAGGAGCTAGGCCACTAGAGGTCGCGGGACGCTCGCAACAGCGTCCCGCCTCCCGTCACCGCTACTTTCGCTGGAGTGCGCCATGACATCTACGCTGACTTTTTCTGAAGCAAATTCGAGCAGCTCTCAGTCCGCCGGCATCTTCCACCCTGTCCTCGCCCCCGCTCTGCTCGACCGCCTGAGGTGCTATGGCGACGAGGAGTTTGTCTCCGAATCCTCGAGCCTCTTCATCCGCGGCGAGCGTGACGTCGACTGGTTCGTCATCCTCGATGGCGCCGTCGAAGTCTTCGAAGGCGGCGGCAATGGCCGCAAAGAGAACATCGTCTCCCGCCTGACCGACGGCCAGTTTACCGGCGAACTGGATCTCCTCGACAACCGGCAGAACCTGGTCAACTGCCGCGCTGTCCAGCCCACATGGTTGCTGCGTATATGCCGTGCATCGCTGGCGCGGATCATGCGTTCAGAGACTGAGATCGCCAACCTCATCATGCAGGCTTCCATCAGCCGCAGGTTCAATCTTGTTCAGCAGGCCACCAGCGGCGTCATACTGCTCGGCCACGTATACAGCCTCGACACGATCCGTCTGCAGCGATTTCTTACGCGCAACGGCTATCCCTATCGCATCATCGACGCCGAGCTGGATCGGGACGCGGAGGTCCTCATCCGGACCTTCGAGCTTACGCAGGCCGGCCTGCCCGTCGCTCTTCTGCCTGACGGACGCGTCCTGCGCAATCCCTCGATCACCATGCTCGCCGATGAGCTCGGCCTCACCGACCTGCGAGACAGCGCCGTCGTCTACGATGTCGCGATCGTCGGCGCGGGTCCTGCCGGTCTCGCCGCAGCCGTCTACGCCGC
Coding sequences within:
- a CDS encoding IS110 family transposase, which translates into the protein MSKPNPSKQSTVFCGIDVSAATLTAVVHQEDQRFEQRVFNNNASGHKALIAWLHKRKARVRVSLEATGIYSLDLAMALDRADGIEVAVLNPKLVHRFAQTLRRSKTDSADAQALAEYSRRMPFTPWRAPSLNSLQLRTISRHLLGLTAEYTRQNNRLHAAEKSAATPRCVVNDLKRSMASLNRRILRFRREARELVRSDETIRKRFELLIGIPGIAEISAVQLLGELSSLSPEMSVRQWVAHSGLDPVHQISGTSVHKPSRMSRAGNRYLRRALYMPALVAVRLDPHLKAFYETLLSRHKAKL
- a CDS encoding response regulator transcription factor produces the protein MAASGKIRVLCVDDHPLVRDGIAFALQQQSDMELVAQAKNGIDAIAAFRQHRPDVTLMDLQMPQMSGIDATAAIRSEFPNARIVILTTYSGDIQASRALKLGAVGYLLKGMLRTELIDTIRSVHAGHRRIPPEIASEIAEHYSADALSDREIEVLRVVASGCSNKIVADKLFISEDTVKGHMKSILAKLQANDRTHAVMIAMKRGFLEG
- a CDS encoding FAD-containing oxidoreductase encodes the protein MAAYDAIIVGAGQAGPALAGRLTAAGWTVALVERKLFGGTCVNTGCTPTKALVASAYAAHLNRRAEDFGVVPSIAVMMDMRRVRQRIEAIVTESREGVQQCLRQMERCTIYQGAARFVSPSQLRVGDELLTAPHIFLNVGSRPAIPNLPGIDTVPYLTSSTILALDSLPPKLAVVGGGYAGLEFAQIYRRFGSEVTVIERAARLVADEDEDVSNAVQGILEAEGIEVRLNADCISLRFDGEDVSVGVNSIDGELEVPASHILLAMGRTPNTDDLGLEAAGIAVDEHGYIPVDDQLQTAVPGIWALGDCNGRGGFTHTACNDAEVVAANLLDNDARNVSDRIPAHALYIDPPLAQVGMTERQVRQRGRAALIGIRPMTKVSRAIEKSETHGFIKLLVDAESKEILGASILGTGGDEAIHCILTAMYSGMPTSLLQRAMHIHPTVAELIPTVLGNLKPLV
- a CDS encoding alpha/beta fold hydrolase; its protein translation is MLNENVHIAQTPTPAVKNVVLVHGAFADGTSWSKIIPILESEGYHVVSVQNPLTSLADDVAATRRAIALQDGPVILVGHSWGGAVITQAGDDPKVAGLVYVAAYAPNVGESANQASTPFGVTEGQKAIRVDSEKFAYMTSDGILNHFAQGLPMEERRVVLAVQGQSYGPMFDEKLTVAAWQTRPSWVVIAADDQMLPPAMEEASAQRLGATTTTLPTCHLAMLQQPVEVAAVIDQAAKTALRK
- a CDS encoding alpha/beta hydrolase, translating into MSSQPLNTDAEAKASSSTHVKNIVLVHGAFADGSSWSKVIPLLQKMDYHVVTVQNPMTSLADEVTFTKRIIALQDGPLILVAHSWGGAVITQAGDDPKVAGLVYITAYAPEVGESSNDAGTPYGWTSGQKQIRLTADKFATLTTEGMLNYVTEGLPMEERLLALATQGQSYGPMFDEKLTVAAWKTKPNWALISTQDQMLAPAMEAMMAKRMGAVTVSIDSCHMVIQQAPVEVAAIIDQAARNALNNHPNE
- a CDS encoding alpha/beta fold hydrolase: MSTLTLKDGTTIYYKDWGTGQPITFSHGWPLNADAWDAQMLFFGNLGYRVIAHDRRSHGRSSQTWDGNEMDTYADDLAELFDALDLKGAIMVGHSTGGGEVARYISRHGSSRVAKAVLISAVPPIMVKSEQNPIGTPIEALNAIRDGVVNDRSQFYKDLSLPFFGYNRPGAAISEGVRENFWFEGMQSGVKGSYDCIKAFSETDFTEDLKKIDVPTLVMHGDDDQIVPFPDAGALTAKLVPDATLKVYAGFPHGMPITHADVINKDLLEFLRS